Proteins from one Bacteroidales bacterium genomic window:
- a CDS encoding ATP-binding cassette domain-containing protein: MTGQPIISFNQASIFHGDHLVLKDVNFSVMPGEFVYLIGKVGSGKTSLIKTLNAELPLKSGEGFSVGYALRNLKKKQIPFLRRKMGVVFQDFQLLSDRNVYENLLFVLQATGWKKKNNPDQRINDVLQKVGLSNKGYKMPHQLSGGEQQRVTIARALLNDPALILADEPTGNLDPETSSEIMDVLIGIKESGQTVVMVTHNYNLLKKYPFRTIKCENETATEVDTLQEIDFSSLMEEDNQTIVNDYYSIEFDESEE; this comes from the coding sequence ATGACAGGACAACCTATTATTTCATTCAATCAGGCAAGCATATTTCATGGGGATCATCTGGTATTGAAAGATGTCAATTTTTCTGTTATGCCGGGTGAATTTGTTTATCTCATCGGTAAAGTCGGCAGCGGAAAAACAAGCCTGATCAAAACCTTAAATGCTGAATTGCCTTTAAAGAGCGGAGAAGGATTTTCCGTTGGTTATGCATTGCGCAACTTGAAAAAAAAACAGATCCCCTTTCTTCGGCGTAAGATGGGAGTCGTATTTCAGGATTTCCAGCTCCTTTCAGACCGGAACGTATATGAAAATCTTTTATTCGTGTTACAAGCAACCGGATGGAAGAAAAAAAATAATCCCGACCAACGGATCAATGATGTCCTACAAAAGGTCGGCCTTTCTAATAAAGGATATAAGATGCCCCATCAGCTTTCGGGAGGTGAACAGCAACGGGTCACTATTGCCCGTGCTCTGTTAAATGATCCTGCATTGATCCTCGCGGATGAACCAACCGGGAACCTTGATCCGGAAACATCTTCGGAAATCATGGATGTCCTGATCGGCATCAAAGAATCCGGACAAACGGTGGTTATGGTGACCCATAATTACAACCTGCTAAAGAAATACCCTTTCCGCACCATCAAATGTGAAAATGAAACGGCTACAGAGGTAGATACATTACAAGAAATAGATTTTAGTTCCCTGATGGAAGAGGATAATCAAACTATCGTCAATGATTATTATTCCATAGAGTTTGATGAAAGTGAGGAGTAA
- a CDS encoding DUF3078 domain-containing protein: protein MRYFSRFFVLLLILSITVLTAEAQSVDANIKAAKKTATEQAIKVAATGIPDSVKWKLGGNTSLNFSQTWLSNWAAGGEPTISLNGNMTLFANYKKDKVFWENNAFLAYGIVKKGDFKAVKNDDQLNVGSRVGYEMAKNWYYSAVFLGKTQFARGYQYNKDDTIRISDFLAPAYLFLSLGLDYKPSSKFSIYMSPAMGKATLVRSDNPTIMKRAGLSDELIEKGKHARYEIGGGIVFSLNGDFLSKKITYTSQLELFSNYLESPENVDVTWDFNFRVALTRFISAGLRINMIYDDDQKTTKKVRNDEGNMVDAPAGAKLQVKEFFEIGFSYNF from the coding sequence ATGAGATATTTTTCACGTTTTTTCGTATTACTGTTGATTCTATCGATCACTGTACTAACAGCAGAAGCTCAATCTGTAGATGCCAATATTAAAGCTGCAAAAAAAACGGCTACAGAGCAAGCCATAAAGGTCGCTGCTACCGGTATTCCCGATTCTGTTAAATGGAAACTAGGCGGCAACACAAGTCTGAATTTTTCCCAGACCTGGCTTTCTAACTGGGCGGCAGGGGGAGAACCTACCATTAGCTTAAACGGCAATATGACTTTGTTTGCAAACTACAAGAAGGACAAAGTTTTCTGGGAAAATAATGCATTTTTGGCTTATGGTATTGTTAAGAAAGGAGATTTTAAGGCTGTGAAGAATGATGACCAGCTTAATGTTGGTTCCCGTGTCGGTTATGAAATGGCAAAAAACTGGTATTATTCAGCGGTTTTCCTGGGGAAGACACAGTTTGCTCGCGGATATCAATACAATAAAGATGACACGATCCGGATCTCCGATTTTCTGGCGCCTGCATATTTATTTTTATCCCTAGGGTTGGATTATAAACCATCATCCAAATTTTCCATATATATGTCACCGGCTATGGGTAAGGCGACATTGGTACGGTCAGATAACCCGACAATTATGAAGAGGGCTGGTTTAAGTGATGAGCTCATTGAAAAGGGAAAACATGCCCGTTATGAGATCGGGGGAGGGATTGTTTTTAGTCTGAATGGAGATTTTTTATCCAAAAAAATTACCTATACTTCCCAATTGGAACTTTTTTCTAACTATTTGGAAAGTCCTGAAAACGTAGATGTTACCTGGGATTTTAATTTTAGGGTCGCTCTTACCAGATTTATCTCGGCAGGGCTCAGGATCAATATGATATATGATGACGACCAAAAAACTACCAAAAAAGTAAGAAACGATGAAGGAAATATGGTGGATGCTCCTGCTGGGGCAAAGCTTCAGGTCAAAGAGTTTTTCGAGATCGGCTTCTCTTATAATTTTTAA